TTAGAAATTCCGGTATAGATGTTATTGGAGATATACCCTGGGGAACGCATTTCTGTCAGTTTTACAAGACAAAAGAAGATTTGATAGATATACTTGTCCCTTATTTTAAAGCAGGGCTGGAAAATAACGAGCTTTGCGTGTGGATCACGTCACAGCCTCTGGAAATAGAAGAGGCAAAAGAAGCCATGAAAAGGGCTGTTCCTGATATTGATGTTTATCTAAAGAAAGAGCAAATCGAAATCATCCCTTACACTCACGGGTATCTGAAGGAAGGTATTTTCGATCCGGATAGAGTCGTAAATAGCTGGGTTGAAAAAATCAACCATGCTCTGGCAAAAGGCTATGATGGACTGAGGGCTGTAGGGGACAATCGCTGGCTGGAAAAAGAAGGCTGGAATGGGTTTGTTGATTATGAGAACAAAGTGGATGCTATTATCGACAAACATCACGTAATAGGTCTATGCCCGTATTATCTTGATATATGCAACACAGCCGAGATTATTGATGTAGTCTCCAATCATCAATTTGCTTTGATCAAAAGGGAAGGAAAATGGGAGCGAATAGAAAATTCCGGAAGGAAGAGGGCAGAAGAGGTAGCTGTTCAAGCCGCAAAAGACTGGGAACAAACCTTTGATGCCGTGCCGGATCTGATAGCTGTAATTGATGGTGGATACAGGATAGTCCGTGCTAACAGAGCTATGGCAGCAAAATTGGGGAAGAGGCCAGAAGAATGTATAGGGTTGACCTGCTATCGCGCTGTACACGGGACTGCAGAACCTCCCCTTTTTTGCCCACAAAGGCAGTTGCTTAAGGACGGGCTCGAACATGCCGTAGAGGCTCAGGAAGATGTTCTGGGCGGCAGCTTCTTGATAAGTGTCTCGCCGCTATATGACCCTGGAGGGAAGCTTATAAGGAGTGTTCATGTTGCCCATGACATTACAGAGCAAAAAAAGGTAGAAGTAGCTCTTAAAAAAGCACATGGCAGCCTGGAAGAAAGAGTTAAAGAACGCACAGTTGAACTTGAAGAAGCCTACAAGGCATTGATGGAAAATGAAAGAAGGCTATCTGAAGCCCAAAAAATGGCTCATATAGGAAACTGGGATTGGGAAATAGGAAGCAATAAATCTTACTGGTCTGATGAAATGTATAGTATTTTCGGGCTTGATCTTGAGGAGTCTGGCTTACCTTATGATGAAGTGTTAAATTATATACACCCTGAAGACCGGAAATATTTAGATAACGTTATTAAAAGAGCTTTAAACGGAGAGCTTTACAGTATTGACTACAGAATAACCCGTGCTGATGGAGAAGAGCGCGTAGTTCATTTGCAGGGTGAAGTTATCTTTGATAAGAAAAATACGCCTGTAAGGCTGAGAGGGACACTTCAGGACATTACTGAACGCAAAGAGACTGAAAGAGCACTTGAACTAAGTAGAGAAAGGTATCGTTCTTTTATACACAATTTTAAAGGGATTGCTTTTCAGGCAGACAGAGATTTGAACCTGGAATACATGAAAGGAAACGTAAAAGAGATTACAGGGTATGGTGAAGAAGAACTCATATCTGAAAAACTATGGAGAAAACTTATAGTGCCTGAGGACCTGCCTCTGTTTCTTAAAAAAGAGAGAGAAGCTAAAGGTTCTCCTTCCGCATGTGATGGAGAACTTGACTACAGAATAAGATGCAGAGACGGTGAAATAAAGTGGGTTCATGAAGTTTATCAAAAAATCCCGGGTATGGATGGAAAATCCATGACATATCAGGGCGCGATATATGATATTACCGAGAGAAAAGAAACTGAAGAAGCCCTGAAAAAAGCTGAAGAAGCCCGAAAAAAAGAGATTCACCACAGGATCAAAAATAATCTGCAGGTAATCTCCTCTTTACTGGATCTACAGGCTGAAAAGTTCAGTGAGAAAGAAGAAGTTAAGATATCGGAGATTCTCGAAGCTTTCAGAGAAAGCCAGAACCGGGTGCTTTCAACCTCACTCATTCATGAAGAGCTTTATAAGGGAAAAGGAATCGACACCCTGGACTTTTCAGCATATCTTCGGAAACTGGCGGAAAACCTTTTCCAGACTTATATTCTTGGGAACGAAAACATTCACCTGCATATGGACCTGGAAGAAAATGCCTTCTTTAATATGGATACTGCTGTTCCGCTAGGAATAATTGTTAACGAACTCATATCCAACTCCCTCAAACATGCATTTACTGAAGGAAAGGGAGAAATTCAGATCAAGCTTTACAGGGAAGAAGAGGAAAATGAAACGGAGAGGTCCCGTTTCGTTATGACAGTTTCAGATAACGGAAAAGGGATTTCTAAAGACATAGAACTGGAAGATCTTGATACCCTTGGGCTGCAACTGGTGAGCATTCTCATTGACCAGCTGGATGGAAATATCGAACTTAAAAGAGACCAGGGAACGGAATTTCGAATAACATTTGATATAGTACAGGACTGCTTGCGTTGAAAAGAGAGTTGTATCAGCATAAGATTTATGGTGCAGTTGTGGGTAATGAAACAACTACCTCCACATAACCTCCTTTTATGTATACAGCTTTAAAAAATATAAGATAATACTTTTAAAATATAAAATAACGAATCGCTACTTTACTTCACTTTGATATATCTTCTCTTCTTCATATATTTACTCTTCATTATAATACTATATGCCACATTTTTTCTTAGTTTTTCGTTGACTTAACAATAATTTTTTTCCAGCTTTTGTGAAGCTTTTAGTCATAACAGTTTTGTATTAAAGTTAATAAAGTTAATCTTATCACCAGAATTTCAGCATCAGCAATATCCGGTTTTACACCTGTGTTTCTAGTGACATAATATGGATACTGCCAGAATCTGACCATGCTACGACATTGCCGGACACAACTGGTGTCTGTGCACTGTTACCAGAAGACAACTGTTTGCTCTTTTCGGTAGTTATATTGTACACATATACGTCACCGGAATCTGTACTACCGAGGTCATTGTGTTTTAAATACACAATCCTGTCTCCATCTATATCAATCGAACCACCGGTATCGTAACCAGTCATATCGTCACCGGTTGTGACTTCAATCTGTTGATTGGCAGCAATATCATACATGCGAATATTACCCAGTCTGGTGTAGAAATCTGACCATATGACTTTATCGTCACAGATATGAGAGGCTAAGTTATCTCCATACTGGCTGACATCTACTGCCTGTTTAGTGGTAATATTATACACATAAATTTGAGGGGTATCTTCAGCTGAGCCAGACTCGTATGATATCATATCATCGTAAATGTCAGGACTGTTTCCGTCTGCTATTCTGGTCTGTGTAGATGTAGATATGTCCCGCATGTAGACACCGGAGTTTGCACTCCACACGATTCTGTTGCCGTAAATTGCAGGGACGCTGTAGCTATCTACATCTTCTGTGACGTCAGACCTTGCCCCAGTCTTGAGATCGTATACAGCAAGTTTCGGCACTCCGGTACTCTCATCATACCACACCAGCTTATTACCGGAAATAGCCGGATGAAACGCTACAGAAGAATTAATAATGACATCTTCTTTGGTGGTCAGATTATAAACATGAATATTCCCGTTATTTGTCCACACCACGTTACTGGCATCGATAGTAGGCTCAGATCCGCTGCCGATTTTTGTAAATTGCGTGGTTGAAGCCACTGTCGATACCAAGACCAGGAATATAAAAATCGATGAAATTAAAAGTAATTTACCTTTCATTTTTCTTCCCCACTATATGTCGCTTATAAAACTCAAGTGTTCTCTAATCTTAGAGTCTTCTCTAATTCTGGAGTTTTCTCTAATTCTGGAGTTTTCTCTAATTCTGGAGTTATAACACGTGGACTTATGTTTGTTTTAATATCTGTACAATTAAATGTTTAATTTACCTATGGATTTATTTTTATCATATTAATAAAATTGGTTATTAATATAGTTATAAAAGTAAATTACTCCTGATCTGGATCGAATTACCATGCTCATTCTGAAACCCTGAAAAATTTGGAGTAATAGAGAATATACCTGTAGAAAGGAAAATGGGTCCACAGCCTGGACCCAGATAATTTAACAGCATGAGCCCAGCTTTTGAGAATAAGAGTCATCAAAATCTACAGGTTAAGCAAAGGTTTAAACCCCCATCTCTGGATATTAGAGGTATTAGTTCAGAAATTTGAGGGCACGCAGTTTTCTCGAGAGAGCAGACTGATGCTCAAAGGAGAAACTAATAGCAGAGGACGAGTTGCCCCATTTCAGCGCACTCAGACATAGAAATAAATTTAATTTTGATTTAACGACATCTTTCTAAACTTAGTAGGCTTTCTCAGAAGCCAATCTGAGAAAACATTTGTTTTAGCAATTTATCCAGAAGGCTAATTCCTATCACAATTAACTGGCGTTCTATTTATCTATCAAGTATCTTCATTCGAATTTTGGCAAATGAAGTCAGTTTGATGAGCTCTAAGTATTTATTTATAATTAATTTTTAAGGGACACAACTAATCAAAAAAATTCTTATTAAGGTTTTGATTTATTCTGTGTAAAATATATAAAATTTAATGAAAGAAAGTGAAAAAGGAGATAAAAATACCATTTCTGGATTCAAGTTTTCTGATTTTTTCGAGCGTCATGTCTACTAAATGCGTTTTTAACTTATTCAGCACATTTCAGGATCCTCGAATAACTATATTTTATTTTCCTTTTGGTTTATTTTTAATCTACATTAGCAAATTTAGTTACATTATTGATATTTTGAAATATGGGTTTAACTCCTTACGGCTGGACTCATAATTCTTAATATACGATTTCTATAGCCTTACTAACCAGTCCGATTAAAAGTCTGAAAAAGGCCGAAACGACCCAGCACTATATAAATTACATTGGAAAAATACCAAAAATACTTTATAATAGGACTGCGTAGACCTTGAATGCTAAATTAGAAAATCCAATATCAGGTGGATTGTTTCTTCTGAAAAGCATTTCTGAAGAAGAATTGACCCGGTTAAGGACTGTGATCAGTTAAACAGGAGGTATTGACCAGAAGAGTAATATCCCATGGTCAGTAGCAATTTTAAATGGTAGAAGTCAAAACTTCTGATTTCCGGCCACTTCCAGTGCCTGATCCCTATAAGGCAGTTGGAGAGTGGAGACTCTGTGTGCAACGTGTCCGCCCCACATAAATCGCAGAGAACCGTATTGGATAGGTTCAAAAATATTACGCAGACGTAATATAGGTTTTTGAATAACAGCACCGAACCGACCTGATTAGAGTATCTAACCCAATCTAATTAGATATGTCGGAAAAGAGGTATTACGAGTCCGTAATATGGAATTTTGAGAAATATTTGGGGAAAAACATAAAAAACATAGAATTACCCTTGAAATTTTGATTTACTTAAGTCCCTATAAAAAATCCAACCCAAAGGTGATACGATGCTAAAAAGACAGCTAGGAACCCTATTCCTGGTAACATGCCTTATTTTAACGACCGTACCTACAGTATTAGGCGGCGAGAACACACAGGTCATAACTGTTGCTGGAGATGGAAGTGGAGATTACAACTGTGATGGAATAGACGATCATGTCCAGATTAACCAGGCACTTGCAGATGCGGCAAAGAACCCGGGCACAACCGTCCAGCTTAAAGGCCCGTTCACATATGACATCGGGGATTCTCTTCTGATCGGCAGTGACACGACTCTTGCCGGAGATTCCGGTGTAACAATTAAGCTTGCCAAAGGACTACCTCTCTGGGGCAGCCGTGAGAGCAGTATTGCAGAAAAGAAAGCTATGCTTATGATCAGAGGCAGTTCTGCAAGCAATGTTAAAATAGAAAACTTAACTGTTGATGGTAGTCAGAGTGACTATTATCCTGATATCAGGCTCGGAACTTCCAGTTATAACATGGCAACCATAATAAATGTTAACGGATTAACAATTCAGAACGTTACATTCCAGAACGGATGTAATGATGCCATGCTTATTTCGAAATCCAGCAACGTAATGATAGATACAGTAACTGTAAACAAATGCGGACATGATTGCGTATATGCCTATCACGTAGACGGCATTACAGTTAAGAATTCTACATTCATTAACCGAACTAATTCATCCGTTCGATTCGACTCCGTTACCGATGGAGCCATGCAAAACAATGAATGTACTACATCCGGCGGCGGATATGCAGGTCTGGAGTTACAGGGAACTCTTAAAAACATAGAAGCTTCTGGAAACTATTTCCATGACCTGGATGCACCTGCAGTAGTACATTTAAACACAAAAGAAACCAATGTAAACATCCACGATAACAGAATTGAAAACTGTGGATAAAGAACTTTATTAGTTGGAAACTCTCAGTTCATTCTGAGAGCCAATTCAATTTATTTCAACTATATAAGGTTGGGAATTAAACAGTTGCCTGCAAAGCAAGCAACTTTTAAGTTTCCAAATTCATTAAACTAAGGAACAATTCGGCTTTTCTGGAATTAATCAAACAACTTCTCTCGTAGTTCTTCTGTTTTAGACCATGTAAGATCTATTCAGCGCATCAATTCCATCGTACAGTTCTCTCAATGCTATGCTGAGTCTGCGAACTTCAACCTGCCACACCCTTTTACTGATCTGTCTGTCCCCTCCGGCTTTGACGGCTGCTATCCATGCATACTTCCGGGCTAGTTTTGAGTTGCGTAAAGGAGAATGAAAAACCTGCCCTGTTTTCTGGTTACTGTACTTTTCATTAATAAGGAACTCGTAGATTTCCTCAACCCTTTCGAGCATTTTCTGCTCGCTTTCAGAACCTGATGCCCCAAAAACGACAAGATTCCATAGACGGAACTTTACCTCACTCATTTCGGAAACAAGCTTTTTGGAATTTGCAATATCCAGCATTTCCCTGAACTCACGAAAAATATCCGTGTTCCCGGAAGGTGAAGGTAAAGTATTTCCAAGTGAAATCATAACGTGTATGCACTCATGAAAAAGGATTCTGGCTATAAGGAACTCGACTCTCTCCTGAATGTTCCAGAATCTGGTTACAAGGAATTCGTCCCATAGCTGGTACGGATTAACCAGAATCAGAGATCTGTAAACTATTTTCTTCTCCTTCTCTGAAACCGAACGTTTCGGGTAAAGAGCCATCCCCTGCATTTTCCCGAAAAACTGAACCCTGACTGCCAGATCCCAGCAGCATTCCCACTCTCCGTCTCTTACACACTTAACTCTGCAATATTCACCGTCAAAATGAACGTTTTCAAGCAGGCGGTACATATCCTTGCTGTGTGTTTTGATAATTGATTTCACCCTGGATTCCCGATAGATACTGAGGTCAAGGTAAGGAAAGCACGGAATAGAAGTGAAAGAGGAACAGGGTGCAGACGGGTTCAGGTCATAGAATCCCTGAAACCAGGAACCTGAATTGTCCTGTGATATATTTTCTTTTTGTTCAACTGGTCGGGTTTTTTTACTCATACCATCTTCCCTCCAACATACCCTATAGGATATTATCACTTAGGTTATATAAAAATTGATCAACAGGAAATATAAGTGAAAACAGGCGATGAAACTGAAGTAAGGCGTATCCTGCTGAAAGGAGGGAAGAAACCCTGATTAAATTCTTCCGCCGTTACTTCCGCAAACAGGGCAATTGTTCAGCTTCGAAAGTGAAATTTCGCTGAAGCTTCCGGAAAGCCCGTTCCAGAACAAAAGTCTCCCCTCAAGAAGCTTTCCTTTACCGGTCAGGAACTTAACTACCTCACTTGCCTGAATGGAGCCGATAACACCCGGAGTTGCCCCGAGAATCGGGAAGACCTCTTTTCTTGAAATTCGCGGGAAAATGCAATAAAAACAAGGGGTTTTTCCGGGAATTATTGTTGTGACCTGCCCATCGTAGCCGGTAACCGCTCCATGAATTAAAGGAATATTCCTCTTAACTGAAAGCCTGTTAAGAATATGCCTTGCTTCGAGATTATCCAGAGCATCAACTATGATATCACATTCAGGGACCAGAGAATCAACATTTGATTCGGTAAGCATCTCTTTAATCGTTTCAACCTCAATTAAAGGGTTCATTGAAAGAAGCTTTTCCTTTGCGGATTCAACCTTTACCCTCCCAATGTCCTTTTCGTGGTGGAGAAACTGCCTGTTCAGGTTTGTAGGGTCTACAGTATCAAAATCTGCAAGGATTATTTTCCCTATCCCTGCAATTGCAAGGTATGTTGATACTGGAGACCCGAGCCCTCCGGCACCGGCGACAAATACCCTTGCAGCTTTTAACTTCTCCTGTCCTTCCTCTCCAAAAAGAAGAATCTGACGACTATACTTTTCTCGTTCCATGTTATTCATGTGAATGCCTTCCGGAATGTAGATTAACAGGAATATTGATTTCTTAAAAGTATTGATTCATACGATATGGTATTTAGAAAACTTATTTTAAAGCTGATTTTTAATACTGGTTTTTGAAGTTAATGTTTAAGAGCTATATTGGGCTGTATTGAAAGCTGGTTTTGAGATTAATTTCTGATGATTACTCAGGAAACTGGTATTCAGGAACGCTAAATCTGACGTGTAGGACTACATGTTGTGAGTTCGACATTACTGT
The genomic region above belongs to Methanosarcina horonobensis HB-1 = JCM 15518 and contains:
- a CDS encoding MEDS domain-containing protein; the protein is MKESVRNSGIDVIGDIPWGTHFCQFYKTKEDLIDILVPYFKAGLENNELCVWITSQPLEIEEAKEAMKRAVPDIDVYLKKEQIEIIPYTHGYLKEGIFDPDRVVNSWVEKINHALAKGYDGLRAVGDNRWLEKEGWNGFVDYENKVDAIIDKHHVIGLCPYYLDICNTAEIIDVVSNHQFALIKREGKWERIENSGRKRAEEVAVQAAKDWEQTFDAVPDLIAVIDGGYRIVRANRAMAAKLGKRPEECIGLTCYRAVHGTAEPPLFCPQRQLLKDGLEHAVEAQEDVLGGSFLISVSPLYDPGGKLIRSVHVAHDITEQKKVEVALKKAHGSLEERVKERTVELEEAYKALMENERRLSEAQKMAHIGNWDWEIGSNKSYWSDEMYSIFGLDLEESGLPYDEVLNYIHPEDRKYLDNVIKRALNGELYSIDYRITRADGEERVVHLQGEVIFDKKNTPVRLRGTLQDITERKETERALELSRERYRSFIHNFKGIAFQADRDLNLEYMKGNVKEITGYGEEELISEKLWRKLIVPEDLPLFLKKEREAKGSPSACDGELDYRIRCRDGEIKWVHEVYQKIPGMDGKSMTYQGAIYDITERKETEEALKKAEEARKKEIHHRIKNNLQVISSLLDLQAEKFSEKEEVKISEILEAFRESQNRVLSTSLIHEELYKGKGIDTLDFSAYLRKLAENLFQTYILGNENIHLHMDLEENAFFNMDTAVPLGIIVNELISNSLKHAFTEGKGEIQIKLYREEEENETERSRFVMTVSDNGKGISKDIELEDLDTLGLQLVSILIDQLDGNIELKRDQGTEFRITFDIVQDCLR
- a CDS encoding TolB family protein → MKGKLLLISSIFIFLVLVSTVASTTQFTKIGSGSEPTIDASNVVWTNNGNIHVYNLTTKEDVIINSSVAFHPAISGNKLVWYDESTGVPKLAVYDLKTGARSDVTEDVDSYSVPAIYGNRIVWSANSGVYMRDISTSTQTRIADGNSPDIYDDMISYESGSAEDTPQIYVYNITTKQAVDVSQYGDNLASHICDDKVIWSDFYTRLGNIRMYDIAANQQIEVTTGDDMTGYDTGGSIDIDGDRIVYLKHNDLGSTDSGDVYVYNITTEKSKQLSSGNSAQTPVVSGNVVAWSDSGSIHIMSLETQV
- a CDS encoding right-handed parallel beta-helix repeat-containing protein produces the protein MLKRQLGTLFLVTCLILTTVPTVLGGENTQVITVAGDGSGDYNCDGIDDHVQINQALADAAKNPGTTVQLKGPFTYDIGDSLLIGSDTTLAGDSGVTIKLAKGLPLWGSRESSIAEKKAMLMIRGSSASNVKIENLTVDGSQSDYYPDIRLGTSSYNMATIINVNGLTIQNVTFQNGCNDAMLISKSSNVMIDTVTVNKCGHDCVYAYHVDGITVKNSTFINRTNSSVRFDSVTDGAMQNNECTTSGGGYAGLELQGTLKNIEASGNYFHDLDAPAVVHLNTKETNVNIHDNRIENCG
- a CDS encoding HesA/MoeB/ThiF family protein, whose amino-acid sequence is MNNMEREKYSRQILLFGEEGQEKLKAARVFVAGAGGLGSPVSTYLAIAGIGKIILADFDTVDPTNLNRQFLHHEKDIGRVKVESAKEKLLSMNPLIEVETIKEMLTESNVDSLVPECDIIVDALDNLEARHILNRLSVKRNIPLIHGAVTGYDGQVTTIIPGKTPCFYCIFPRISRKEVFPILGATPGVIGSIQASEVVKFLTGKGKLLEGRLLFWNGLSGSFSEISLSKLNNCPVCGSNGGRI